The following coding sequences are from one Rutidosis leptorrhynchoides isolate AG116_Rl617_1_P2 chromosome 11, CSIRO_AGI_Rlap_v1, whole genome shotgun sequence window:
- the LOC139874456 gene encoding uncharacterized protein: MLPNCEWKCSAYKIRHTDNFIVKKLHDVHTCSRTQIMGNNKHASKKVLGSILMESFKAANRDYNPKDIRDDVGNRFRVSISYNQAWRAKCHAIEMLRGSMDDSFRMLPIYLHNIKIHNPGSMTNVVTDNENRFVMCYMSFGAVIRSFVQNVRPIIIVDGAHLKAGYLGTNLVAVAMDANNGILPLAYGIGEGETNESQLVV, translated from the exons atgttgccaaattgtgagtggaaatgtagtgcatacaaaatacgccacactgacaacttcatcgtaaagaaattgcatgacgtacacacatgctcacgtacccaaattatgggaaataataaacatgcttccaaaaaggtgttaggaagtattctgatggaatcgttcaaagctgcaaatcgagactataatccaaaagatatacgtgatgatgttggcaaccgttttcgggtgagcatttcttacaatcaagcatggagagccaagtgtcatgcaatagagatgcttcgtggcagtatggatgactcgttccgaatgcttcccatttatcttcataacattaagattcataacccaggaagcatgacaaatgtggtgactgacaatgaaaatagattcgtgatgtgttacatgtcctttggcgcagtt attcgatcatttgtccaaaatgttcgccctattatcatcgttgatggtgcacatttgaaagctggatacttgggtacaaatttagtcgctgttgcaatggatgccaataacggaattttgccattggcttatggaattggtgaaggcgagacaaacgag TCTCAGTTAGTTGTTTAA